A stretch of the Bacillus licheniformis DSM 13 = ATCC 14580 genome encodes the following:
- a CDS encoding YisL family protein produces the protein MTHMHITSWVIALILVFVAYGLYSSGNSKGAKITHMILRLFYIIVIITGAQLFLKFTAWNGEYIAKALLGLITIGFMEMLLIRRKNGKAATGIWIGFIVVLLLTVVLGLRLPLGFKVF, from the coding sequence ATGACGCATATGCATATCACGTCTTGGGTGATCGCGCTCATTTTAGTGTTCGTTGCTTACGGGCTTTACTCATCTGGAAACAGCAAAGGCGCAAAAATTACACATATGATTCTCCGCTTATTCTATATTATCGTTATCATTACCGGGGCGCAGCTTTTTTTAAAGTTCACGGCATGGAACGGAGAATACATAGCGAAGGCCTTGCTCGGCCTCATCACCATCGGATTCATGGAAATGCTTTTAATCCGCAGGAAAAACGGAAAAGCGGCCACTGGGATCTGGATCGGCTTTATTGTCGTTCTGCTCTTGACGGTTGTGCTTGGACTCCGGCTTCCGCTGGGCTTTAAAGTGTTTTAA
- a CDS encoding DUF2777 domain-containing protein — protein MDTERQKRLYAEKRKWIYGKILMEDGICLIENEEGDLLLVESLNSPGVFISIDGEWQKAELFDQFAVTEKPETVKLTGGEPIRYLKTVKQAFLEFLNDLEDGQFYSFLDQLNSLGFSVFDCVFAYNGLSFWPEKKDVKGVSFYQFSHDMKQCALQHHYERKEEWKDRFEWTASDGERIVMISTFKPPT, from the coding sequence ATGGACACCGAACGCCAGAAACGACTTTATGCCGAAAAGCGCAAATGGATTTACGGCAAAATTTTAATGGAAGACGGGATCTGCCTGATTGAAAATGAAGAAGGAGATTTGCTTTTGGTTGAAAGCCTGAACAGCCCCGGAGTTTTCATCAGCATAGACGGAGAATGGCAAAAAGCCGAACTGTTTGATCAATTCGCCGTAACGGAAAAACCGGAGACCGTGAAGCTGACAGGAGGAGAACCGATCCGTTATCTGAAAACGGTAAAACAGGCATTCCTCGAATTTTTGAACGATCTGGAAGACGGACAGTTCTATTCTTTTTTGGATCAGCTGAACAGCCTCGGCTTTTCCGTCTTTGACTGCGTCTTCGCCTATAACGGCCTGAGCTTTTGGCCCGAGAAAAAGGATGTCAAGGGCGTTTCGTTTTATCAGTTTTCTCATGATATGAAACAATGCGCCCTGCAGCATCATTACGAAAGAAAAGAGGAGTGGAAGGACAGATTTGAATGGACCGCTTCAGATGGGGAACGAATCGTTATGATTTCAACATTCAAGCCGCCGACATAA